DNA from Deinobacterium chartae:
CCACCCGCGCGCCGAGGAGTTCCTCGAGCGCGACGCGCGCAGCCTGGCGATGTCGTTCAAGCGTTTCGGACTGAACCCCGAGCCGGGCGCGCTGCTGGCCGAGGTGCGGCGGCGGGCGCGCGAGAAGCCCGCGAGCTAGCGCTCTCCTCCGCACCGGACGCGGCAGGTATACAATGGGCCGATGAGAATCATGGCGATCTTCGCTCACCCCGACGACGAGATCGGCTGCGTGGGCACGTTGAAAAAACACGCCGAGCGCGGCGACGCGGTGATGCTGGTGTGGACCACCCTGGGCGAACTGGCCAGCCAGTTCGGCGACCAGAGCCACGCACAGGTCACCGCCACCCGTCAGCAGCACGGCGCCTGGGTGGCCGAGCGCATCGGAGCCCAGCACCGCTTCTTCGACATGGGCGATTCACGCCTGACCGCGGCCCGCGAACAGTCGCTGGCCCTGGCACGGCTGTACGCCGAGTGGAAGCCGGACGCGATCCTCACCTGGGACGACCACCATCCGCATCCGGACCACCGCGCCACCGCGCGCATGGCCTTCGATGCGATCACGCTGGCGCGCATTCCTAAAATCGTGAACGAGGGCCGCACCCAGGGCGAGCGCCTCGAGGCGCACCGCGCCCCGGTGCGCTTCTACCAGTACTACACCAAAGCCTCGCCGTACCCGTCGGTGCACGTGGACGTCAGCGGGCAAGTCGAGACCATGCGCGAGGTTTTCGAGTTCTATCACGCGTTTTACCGCTGGAACTTCACCGCCGAGCAGTACCTGGCGCAGCGCGCGCTCACCGGCCGCGAGGCGGGCGTGGCGTCTGCCGAGCACTTCCAGGTGCGCGGCACCTTTGCGCCCGCCACCGACTACCTGCGCTGAGGTGGGGCGCTAGCGTGGGACAGTTGCGGGCGCGCGCCGCCTCGGCCGGAACCGGCAAGACCACCGCCATCGTGGGCGACTTCCTGCGGGCCCTCGAGGCAACCCCGGTGCGGCGCATGGCGGTGGTCACCTTTACCCGCGCCGGGGCCACCGACTTGCGCCTGCGCCTCGAGGCGGGGTTGCGCGAGCTGATCGACACCGGGCGCTACATCGACTACACGGTGCACCGCGCCGCCCTGCCCCCCTACCGTCAGGCCCTGACCGAGCTCGGCGGGGCCACCATCTCGACCATTCACGG
Protein-coding regions in this window:
- a CDS encoding PIG-L deacetylase family protein; its protein translation is MRIMAIFAHPDDEIGCVGTLKKHAERGDAVMLVWTTLGELASQFGDQSHAQVTATRQQHGAWVAERIGAQHRFFDMGDSRLTAAREQSLALARLYAEWKPDAILTWDDHHPHPDHRATARMAFDAITLARIPKIVNEGRTQGERLEAHRAPVRFYQYYTKASPYPSVHVDVSGQVETMREVFEFYHAFYRWNFTAEQYLAQRALTGREAGVASAEHFQVRGTFAPATDYLR